In Eleginops maclovinus isolate JMC-PN-2008 ecotype Puerto Natales chromosome 10, JC_Emac_rtc_rv5, whole genome shotgun sequence, the following proteins share a genomic window:
- the timp2a gene encoding metalloproteinase inhibitor 2a — MKMPFNVNGILCTLALLLLWRAEELTEACSCAPVHPQQAFCNADVVIRAKVVGEREVDTGNDIYGNPIKRIQYEVKQIKMFKGPNQDIDAIFTAPVSAVCGVTLDVTGKKEYLISGKSEANGRMHVTLCDYIMPWDSLSNTQKKGLTQRYQMGCDCKIVRCPSLPCEISAPEECLWTDMMIEKQVHGRQANHYACVKRADGSCSWYRGIASPKKEFLDADDP; from the exons ATGAAAATGCCGTTTAACGTTAACGGCATCCTTTGCACGCTCGCGCTGCTGTTGCTGTGGCGGGCGGAGGAGCTCACGGAAGCGTGCAGCTGTGCCCCGGTTCATCCCCAACAGGCTTTCTGCAACGCCGACGTAG TGATTCGAGCGAAGgtggtgggagagagagaggtggataCTGGGAATGATATCTATGGGAACCCCATCAAGAGGATCCAGTATGAGGTCAAACAGatcaag ATGTTCAAGGGTCCTAACCAGGACATCGACGCCATCTTCACTGCTCCTGTGTCCGCTGTCTGTGGCGTTACCCTGGATGTCACCGGCAAGAAGGAGTACCTGATCTCAG GCAAGTCCGAGGCCAACGGGCGCATGCATGTGACCCTGTGTGATTACATCATGCCCTGGGACTCCTTGAGCAACACCCAGAAGAAGGGCCTGACCCAGCGCTACCAGATGGGCTGTGACTGCAAG attGTGCGCTGTCCTTCTCTGCCCTGTGAGATCTCAGCTCCTGAAGAGTGTCTGTGGACGGACATGATGATCGAGAAGCAGGTGCACGGACGCCAGGCCAACCACTATGCCTGCGTGAAGCGGGCAGACGGCTCCTGCTCCTGGTATCGCGGCATTGCGTCGCCTAAGAAGGAGTTCCTGGACGCTGACGACCCTTAG